One segment of candidate division KSB1 bacterium DNA contains the following:
- a CDS encoding GxxExxY protein, with protein sequence MMQYGELRKAGINAEKKKPNIVYYEGENFGEFEADILVENAIILELKSVRQLAKAHEVQLINYLVATGKDVGLLLNFGEEKVDVKRKVRELNQYSRQTEA encoded by the coding sequence ATGATGCAGTATGGAGAGTTGCGAAAAGCCGGCATCAACGCCGAAAAGAAAAAACCCAACATCGTTTATTATGAAGGAGAAAACTTTGGAGAATTCGAGGCCGACATCTTGGTTGAAAATGCGATTATTTTGGAACTCAAATCGGTTCGACAATTGGCCAAGGCTCACGAAGTGCAGCTCATCAATTATCTTGTTGCCACCGGCAAGGACGTCGGATTACTTTTGAATTTTGGGGAAGAAAAAGTTGACGTAAAGAGAAAAGTAAGGGAACTAAACCAATATTCTAGACAAACGGAAGCCTGA
- a CDS encoding cytochrome c family protein, translating into MSKHAFLKIFGSVITLTFLPAKNLAQQYQTLGPASCGLGQTNCHTRENGWWTTDAHHNSLDRFYEPDEECLQIAKLYGITPADMLKGNKGCMRCHGTVISEKAARESEFGVSCESCHGPGSGYKDPHSEKPGGYEKALKLGLVELKNLDKRAVACVYCHYITEPKLISAGHSTGEKFNYVTKMKTIANPNHWKHPLEPAEQLRPAFAKALKARGPAPVATAPPAPKPSPTAPTPPPLTATITEAPSPSPTPRPRPAPRPPTPRPVLPATPPAEDVQPLTLDPFPTVSDSTSLQELILILKKRLEYLYQKTGGIDQP; encoded by the coding sequence ATGAGCAAACACGCATTTCTCAAAATCTTTGGCTCGGTGATAACGTTGACGTTTTTGCCTGCCAAGAATCTGGCGCAACAATACCAAACCCTCGGCCCGGCGAGCTGCGGCCTCGGCCAAACCAACTGCCACACGCGGGAAAACGGCTGGTGGACCACCGATGCCCATCACAACAGTCTGGATCGCTTTTATGAACCGGACGAAGAGTGTTTGCAAATTGCCAAGCTCTACGGCATCACACCGGCAGACATGCTCAAGGGCAACAAAGGCTGTATGCGTTGTCATGGCACGGTGATCTCGGAAAAAGCCGCGAGAGAATCTGAGTTCGGCGTGAGCTGTGAAAGCTGTCATGGCCCTGGCAGCGGTTACAAGGACCCGCATTCGGAGAAACCCGGCGGTTACGAAAAAGCGCTGAAATTGGGTTTGGTGGAGCTGAAAAATTTGGACAAGCGCGCCGTGGCGTGCGTTTACTGTCATTATATTACCGAGCCTAAATTGATTTCTGCAGGCCATTCCACCGGCGAAAAATTCAATTACGTCACCAAGATGAAGACGATTGCCAATCCCAATCACTGGAAACATCCGCTTGAGCCGGCGGAGCAATTGCGACCGGCGTTCGCCAAAGCGTTGAAAGCGCGAGGGCCGGCGCCAGTGGCGACAGCGCCGCCGGCGCCCAAACCCTCGCCAACGGCTCCAACTCCGCCACCTTTAACAGCGACCATAACTGAGGCTCCGTCACCCTCACCGACACCGCGACCACGGCCGGCGCCGCGGCCACCAACGCCGCGGCCGGTCCTACCCGCGACGCCGCCGGCGGAAGACGTCCAGCCGCTCACGCTCGATCCGTTTCCAACCGTGAGCGACAGCACGTCGCTGCAGGAACTCATTTTAATTTTGAAAAAGCGATTGGAGTATTTATATCAGAAGACCGGAGGAATTGATCAACCATGA
- a CDS encoding cyclic nucleotide-binding domain-containing protein, translated as MTQQENIALEPTEARRLAQYRDRWNSFGVNTGITKLSDKLSLADLRQYDLFQDYDDEFLEKISPDIAIASWKKGAILFEEGAYLDLAFFVLRGAVEIYVGRFQDQAELSRPIFDMSRTMMLKPSETLAMKPRPASPETTASRETILQTQIKKQRPTRDSSVLFLSTLDFDLPAGGGKMLGPGEVVGEIGAMSGWPQAVTARAATDCELLQIRVPALRKMKDESKAFQARLDKVYRERSLAAHLKTTPLLQKCDEAFVDALTRRVELASFKRNQVITKEGEPAEAFYLVRSGFVKLSQQFGEDQIVVSYLSKGMTLGEIELLLDGVQTWKFTATSVEYSDLVKISRADFRELVKNNPGAEKLLWETAVARIKETGASKKNIGQSEFVQAALETGLVQGNSILVIDLSVCTRCDDCVRACADTHGGRPRFVREGDRYENFLITKACYHCRDPICLVGCPTGAIRRANIGAVVEIDDNLCIGCKACATNCPYDAIVMHDTGAVWPDDVLPEYLRGKPRLLASKCDLCSQTNHGPACVGNCPHGCAFRFGSLDEFRQLLEGRA; from the coding sequence ATGACTCAGCAAGAGAACATCGCTCTCGAACCGACCGAAGCCAGGCGCCTGGCGCAATACCGCGATCGCTGGAATTCCTTTGGCGTCAACACCGGCATCACAAAGCTTTCCGACAAGCTCTCGCTCGCCGACCTGCGCCAATATGATCTGTTTCAGGATTACGACGACGAGTTTCTGGAAAAAATCAGCCCCGATATCGCGATTGCAAGTTGGAAGAAGGGGGCGATCTTATTTGAAGAAGGCGCCTACCTTGATCTGGCCTTTTTTGTCTTGCGGGGTGCCGTGGAAATTTACGTGGGCCGCTTCCAAGATCAGGCCGAGCTGAGCCGGCCGATTTTCGACATGTCGCGGACGATGATGCTCAAACCCTCGGAAACGTTGGCGATGAAACCCAGGCCGGCGTCGCCGGAAACAACAGCCAGCCGAGAAACGATATTGCAAACGCAGATAAAAAAACAACGCCCGACTCGGGATTCCAGCGTGCTTTTTTTATCCACGCTCGATTTTGATCTGCCAGCCGGCGGCGGCAAGATGCTGGGGCCGGGCGAAGTGGTGGGAGAAATCGGCGCGATGAGCGGCTGGCCGCAAGCGGTGACCGCGCGCGCCGCCACCGACTGCGAGTTGCTGCAAATCCGCGTGCCGGCGCTGCGGAAGATGAAGGACGAGTCGAAAGCCTTCCAGGCCCGGCTCGACAAAGTTTACCGCGAACGGTCGCTGGCGGCGCATCTCAAAACCACGCCGCTGCTGCAAAAGTGCGACGAGGCTTTTGTAGATGCCCTCACCCGGCGCGTCGAGCTGGCCTCATTCAAACGCAATCAAGTGATTACCAAAGAGGGCGAACCCGCCGAGGCGTTCTACCTGGTGCGTTCCGGTTTTGTCAAGCTCTCGCAGCAATTCGGCGAGGATCAAATCGTGGTATCGTATCTCTCGAAGGGCATGACCCTGGGTGAAATCGAGCTGTTGCTCGACGGCGTGCAAACGTGGAAATTCACCGCGACCTCGGTCGAATACAGCGATCTCGTGAAAATTTCCCGCGCTGATTTTCGCGAGCTGGTGAAAAACAATCCGGGTGCGGAAAAGCTGCTGTGGGAAACCGCCGTGGCGCGCATCAAGGAAACCGGCGCCAGTAAAAAGAACATCGGCCAGTCGGAGTTCGTGCAAGCCGCGCTCGAAACCGGCCTGGTGCAGGGCAACAGCATTTTGGTGATCGATCTGAGTGTTTGCACACGCTGCGATGATTGCGTGCGGGCCTGCGCCGACACCCACGGCGGCCGGCCGCGTTTTGTGCGCGAAGGCGACCGCTATGAAAATTTTCTCATCACCAAAGCTTGTTATCATTGCCGCGACCCGATTTGCCTGGTCGGCTGTCCGACCGGCGCCATTCGCCGCGCCAATATCGGCGCGGTGGTGGAGATCGACGATAATCTTTGCATCGGCTGCAAAGCCTGCGCGACAAATTGTCCTTACGACGCCATCGTGATGCACGACACCGGCGCCGTGTGGCCCGACGACGTGCTGCCCGAATATCTGCGCGGCAAGCCACGGTTGTTGGCGAGCAAATGCGACTTGTGCTCCCAAACCAATCACGGCCCGGCTTGTGTCGGCAATTGTCCGCACGGCTGCGCCTTTCGCTTCGGCAGTC